acATGACCACCAAAatttaaccttgttcactgatccatgaaatgaggtcaaggtcaagatAAAACTGTCTGACTGACATGAGGATCTTGCAGGGTAAGCACATACCAAATACACTATCCTATTTTAatggtagaaaaaaaacattttttcaagaaGTCACTGAACTAAGGAAATGAGGTCAATGACAGTTGACATGTATCAAacagaaacttcataacataaagcatctatatacaaagtatgaagcatccaggtcttacaccttctaaaatatgaagctttttaGAAGTAAGCTATTAACACTGTAGTTGCCGTCGAAGCCAGTCACTGTCCCTATGTTAAGCTTTCTGTGACAAAAGTCACAGGCTCCacaaaaacgagaaacatttatCAACCCCATCAACTATAAACGGCAAAACCACTGAACAACTGTTATTGCTTCCTGACTTAGAAAAGATGCAAACACAAGCAGCTAGTATAAAGGTTTAAATAGACGTCAACCTTCACTCTAATCTGAGACATAAGGATAACATTAGTACTACAGAGAGAAAATATGCATATAAATTTAACGAATTACTTTAGAAAGGtatctttaaattataaatcatgACCTCAATATTTGTGAATCTTCATTTTCTCACCAGCGTGACATATTGCAGACAACTTGGAGGAGTTTGGGAGGAGCTGACCTCCTACACCTTATCGGCTTTTTTTAAGTGTAAAAGAGATCAAAATCGAGGCATCAAATATAATTCTACCCATCTTGATGTGTgtgggcattttttttttgagattttccttgaaaaaaaataattccagtATCTTCCCAAACttatatattaattgatagtttataTACTTTTTCAATTCCTGAGCAGGAAATTTACTACTGTTTTAgtacttttcaaaaaatttaattagaacaagtaatatatattattatctgTATAGGTAATAAATTACAGAATATGTTGATAATAAGTACAAAAGAGAAGGAAGGAGTAACCTAGTTACTtccttacaaaacaaataaccaattagtatttttgatatatatataatcttttatttattactttatcTTTCAAGACTGATGTTATGTTTTTAGGAAgtctaaaaaaatgtatgataatAAAATGTCAAAGACCCCTGTGACAATGACtgacatatatatctttttgttgGTCTGAGTTTCTTCCcgtgaaataataatttttcatcatttttagaTCCTAGTTTGACAAACCTCTAAAAATAATCCTATCAAATACAACGAATAACCTTTTAAGCAAGTCTCTTAGACTTAGGACTAAGTAAGTATACTGATTTGTTCATGACTTAAGACcaatcttagtcgtaagtttTTTGGTGAAATCAACTCCAGCTAAGAATAAAATGTCCAATCTTTAACCAACAATGAAATTGtatgaaaaatcaatttaaatcattatttaaattttattcatcaaaatCTTCATTATTGTGATTAATGATTTTGACTCCTACAAAATAATCGATTCGAAGCACCTGCTGAATAAGTTCTAACATTGAGAGTAAAATGTGAATTTTGGGTTCAACCAACTCTATAACACCATTATCAAACAGATTTGATACTTGACCATTCCTATCTATTCCTAAATATTTCCCAGCATGCCTTGCTTTACTTATCCTTTCCAACAAAACAAGGAACATTTTGAGATCTAATTGTTTGGTGGGCGAATTATTGTGAAATAGAATTCTGGGTAATTGAAGTACAGCAGTACTTAAAATCTTACAAAGAAGCTTGATGCTACATGAGCTTTCTCTTTGTGAATACTCGGTAAGAAATTCAGACACTAGAAACTCAAATGTCCCTCCTCCACCAATTACAGATATTTTAGTTCCAAACTTTATGTTGCCATCGTCGTCTTTTAAACTATTTGGAGTATTAGAATTAAGAAACGATGATATTGTTTTCAAAGATTTCTGCAAATTAAGCAATGTCTGACTACATAAACCTTCAGTAGGAGCACAAATAATTATCATCTTTGGCAATGGAAGTTGACAATCTAATTCCAAATGAACACACTCTCTCCCATTAAAAATTAAAGGTTTACAAGATTTTGCACTGTGAATCATATTACTCTCCAATGTTTCAAAAATGCTAGTACATGGActtatttttaaacttgataaCAACCAATCACAATCTTCCTCTGGTACATATGGAACAACACTGATTCTGTGTAATTCAAAAAGCTGTATAGCTTGGTCCGATACTTGTTCCGAGCATAGAATAAGTTGTATATTTtctcttttacacatttctacgaatttctttaaaagaaaataatgatggTCCATGAATCTGATTAAAGATGATTCATTCTTCAGGCTTATTATTTCCCTTGTTTCTACATTTTTTTGATGTCCTGTTATTGGGAACAAACATGTTACGAATCTGACATATTGAAATGagttattttgacaatacacaGCAAATCTTCTTTGAATGAGAAATGGTGACAGAGTTCTCGATTCACTGTACGGTAGACTTGGAACTTTAATACAAAACTGATCAAAGTTGTCAACCATAcatttaatattgtttattattactTGTTCATCTTGTCCATCTGTACAGACTGCTTCATTCACCATGGTAACAAAATGCTCGATGATTCTTTCTTGGAAACTGTTAGATAAAGACGTTCTTAAAATTTCACGAACTGTACCAGAAGAAATAACTCGTTCTGAACCtggtatttttgattttatgaatgaagCCAATTTCGAACTGATTTCAAATTTAATCTTTTGAATAGCACATACACAATCATTGTGACTTGTAGACTTGAATTCCTGCTGTAAAAGTTCATGGaagaattttgataaatatagaataaaagttTTACTGCTGTCTCCTGTGAAATTGACCGTTCTTGTCATGGAATCAATGATTAGTCTTGCAATAGGATGACCAAATTGTAGTTTTCTTAACACTGTTTTACCATCACTAGAGATAATCACCTGGCCTGTTTCCGTAGCCAACAGGATTTTTGATCCACGAGGTCCAAGTGAATGCGAAATTATTCTATCAAGCGTATCACAAATCTGCACAATTGTTTTCAGTTCTACTTTGAGGAAATTTATTGCCATTGTTTCTACTAATATTTTTGTCTGTAATTTATTGTCTTTGCTTCTATTAATAAtaagtattttgttttcattgtttcttCTTATAATTAGTAATTTGTTGCCATTGCATCTACTTATGATTAGTTATTCGTTGCTTCTACTAATAATCAGTAACTTTTTGCCATTGCTTCTTCTAATAATTAGTAATTTATTGCAAATGCTTCTACCATGTCTACTTATAATTAGTTGTTTGTTGCCATTTCTCCTACTAATAATTTATTGCTGTTGCTTCTTCTGGTACTAATCATAAGAATTAACCAAACAATATGATACTTGATTGATTTTCCAATTAGAATTATATGTTGCACACATGTTTGATGATCTCGTgacaaattctaaattttaaattcaatacaCCATAGAACATTGACAGACAGGCAGAATTTCAATCAGTTCTAGCCAACAACCAGTGCTATTAACCTCATCTTACTTTTTAAtctgaaagtaaaaaaatacaataagttatattgaaatattatcaAACTAATCTGATCACATCATCTTATTTATGTGATGCTTTTTTAATATCTGAAGGATGATATTTGATAGATTAATATACCGGTATATCAGagatgtattatatgtctctgcaaatatatatatatatataattatagtacatgtatactgtaaattcagaaataatggcgatgttttttattaaaattaaaaacatgacAGTATCTGCAAGTTACTAATGCTTTTATAATTTCAGCAGTGATTTTCCATCACAGAAATTTTGTGATTATAATTAGATCTACCATTGTTACCAGTGACTCACATATATTAGTTTCTATATTttcaatacttaaaaaaaataattcagggGCACAAAAAGTGAACTTTTAATATCTTATCCTTAAcctatatatagatattagaATCCTTTCAGATGATAATTCATAAAGAAAACATGATATGgactatacatttgtatatggaCAGGACTTACTGTCTAATTGAACtttttaataattgataaataaaaaaaaaagctcacaaaaataagaaaaaggaTTATTCTGAATAGACTAGATCTAGACTATAACAACAAAATGATGATATGTAtttaccaaaaaagggggaggggtaaagTAAATGTACCACacaaatgccaaaaaaaatactgtaaCAAAGTCAAGATAAAATCAGGTGCTCTGCAGAGCAGAGAGGTCGAACACCGAACAGTTGCATCAAGTCTGAACACAACATTCAAgattgatacagctctgaatttggattgtgattaaattttttacataatatgggtttaacaaaaaaaatgtcaagatctaacaaatctattgcgcaatattgtgcaattaaagatttcttcttcaaaaatttggaatttgaataattgagaattttttttgaaccccccttttttggcaATTAGTCCAAAGCCTGAcattttattatacataatttacaagTAGTATGAGGGAGGTAAATCCAAACATACCTAACATTGTAtgtgaaatgtttttgaattacctcccttacactgcttttaaattatctttaaaattgtCCATTGACCAGAAACACCTAGTTTTCCCCTATTTTGGACCCTAATTCCAAAAAAATTTGAGCCATAAACCCCAAAGTCAATACTTACCATCCCTTCATGGTATGTAAACTTGAGGTACGGTACAATTACAGAGAGATTCCTACACtttaacacaagttattgtttgaaaactaaaaaatgcttattttgggtcccctttttggcccctaattcctaaataTTGTGACCATAACCCCTAAAATCTTttccaaccttcctttagtggtattgaaccttctggtaAAAATTTATAGGGATCCATTCACtaaaacttaagttattgttcGGAAACTAAAATGCATCTGAGGACAACGACACAGACATGATAGCATTTTATGCGAAATGAGTTAAATCAGCACACAAACTGAACCTTTTGTCCATATAGAATTTTGTAGAGACAAGTCTGTACAGAGATTGTGGAAACTTTTAATGGAaacatgacttttaaaatgGGAATTGGGGTTGTTAAAGATTCTTGATTCGGAAAGTGTAGCATTTCAAGAGTTACAAAACTGTATGTATTAGGTTTCCTGCTCTATggccatttccattctcaatttcagatatatcattttagaaataaatttatcataAGCATGATAAGGGGTCATCCATAATTGTCAACCATTTTCCAAAGTGTACAAAACTGTgtacaaaacttttaactttttcagACCCTCCCTCTAAAAGTGTACATCAACCATTTTCAGATTTCAACACAAGCATGACAAGAATCAATCATTCTTAATAAAAAGACCATCCTGTCTAATATAATtgcatttaatattgaaatttgcaataaaaatgataaactgaaatatatcagacttgtttaatttttatttatttttaaaaagcgtatggtaaaaatgttgatttttttacccCCTCCTCCCAAGTGTATGTTTTGTACACTAAATGGAAAATAGTAGACAATTATGGATTGATGATATGCTTGATGCAAAGATATTTAAACTTGGTGTTTGGTTTGAAAAGCTTATAAAATATCAACCACAAAAATGGTttctaagttttttttaactggtTTGTTTGGAAAGATTACCAGTACTGTACTATTACTGTTATGTAGTTGTATTTGCAATATCACCAGCAGTCATGAAAAACATGCAAATTCGTTTAATGAGACAAAAGTTATAATATGCGAAAAATGCAACAAAATCCAGCATTCTTATACATAAGGTGTGATTATTAGTGAAATAATTGCTTGTTAGCAATATTCTGAAAATAGCTATCAAACCTTACAAATCATTCTTTCACATGATATATATCTGTTCAATATTCTAGTAAACATATACAACATTGAATTTGAATCAtttatagtcaaaatatggatcTGTTGCACTTTCTGTACATTTCATGGTCATATTTTGTCATTGTTCGTCAAAACTTGtgaattatttcaaaagagCTGTTATAAGAACAGGTTTATTAATAAGGTAATTGATCAAAAAGTTTTACAAGaactgtaatatataaaaaatgtgtgtgaaagcaaagttatcaataaaaatagTTCTGGattgataattaaaaatttaacagtacattttataaatagtatGACAAAAATGGGTGTTCCCATAGCCATTTCAATAGGTGTCTCAAGTTGCTGTATTCATGAAAACAAATTCCACTCTTAATTTCGTTCAACTACATGtagtatttatcatattttacacATTGTACCACTGTACCAGCTGCTTGCTTGCTATACTGAATATTATTCTCTTTGCATTTACACatgcactcacaccacatcttcctatatctatatatgtatagCTGAGAACTCATTTATTTTGGTTCCTTGGCTGGAAGACACAACACAAGACAGTGCTTAAGATTTCATATGAACATGatctttatataaatgtaaatttaacTTTTCAAGCAAGCAGCTTTAAAACTAAAGGATCCAATGAGACTGTGCCTCTCAACTAGGTCCATGTGCATATTTAACCAGGGACACGCTCtaattttaatacatgtataagaataGGATTAGTGACAAAAAACTCAGTTTTGTTGATCTTGTCAAGTTTTAATACTGATCATTTGGTACAAAATGtctctttattttttcttctcaaaATACAAAAGAGGGTAAAGAAAAATCTTCATTTAAGGGCAATCACTCCTATAAAGAGCAAATTTGACttgttaatacatgtagtagATATTGCcttgttgaacatttttttttattaaaagagaGGCTAAAGATAATAGAttgacattcaaactcaaaggtcataaataaactgacaacaccatatGGCTAAAAAAGATCGACAGAAAAACAATGgtacaaattaaagaaaacttaagactgagcaacaaaaACCACACCTAAAAATTTGGGGTGTCAGATCTCACATGCTcaggaagggtaggcagatcctgctccacatacatgtatctatggcaccttttgtgtttatttgtttattaaaatctttgtcaaatatatatggCAAAATGCAAGATAACTGGTAACGTCAATTAATCAACTTGGATTGTTCAGTATATAACAACCCAGACTGAATGCAGGACAAATCAGCCCGTAGATGACAACTGAAAAGTCAGACCTAGTCCAATAGAACCACCTAAAAAGACAACACGGATCATCTATAAGGACAACAGACAAAGTGCTTAAAGAGGATTTTAActataaatgaattatttatatgatatatgatatattttagaTTGCAACATCATTTCGGCATGTTTGTTACtgattttgcaaaaaaaacaaacaaaaaacttgtCTATTTGGAACGACATTCAATTGTctttattcaaattcaaaatttaaatattttattggccaAAGCACATATGATACAATGCGTATTCCAAGatacaaacacattaaacatgataatttatgcaaatacaacataaagaaaacatttcaagTATAGACGTCCCTTCATAGACAGTCCGAGTTAAGTTATTTATGTAAATCCGCTGCAAAACTTTCCCCccttaaatcatttattttgtcaATAATTGACAGTCATAGTTGTCTTCAtggtgggtctcattggggttcAAGCGTGACaagggattgccgattttttgtaagcgtggcATGTGAAAgtctagtccgagattactctgacgtccaattGCTGTtatgccagacaagctggggccgtgggacgtcagagcttgtcCCGTATCAAAAAGTgaatatttgcccacccaaaatggATGCGCTACTTCATCGCTTCTGGAGCCAACTGAaggccttggaattatataaatcgggcatcaatctcttcatttttcatttatcttttcatatatgtaagtttcacctacctgccaacctttatttttctatattttaacagtttttacaGAGACCCATCAGTTTATGCATTTtgactttcactttcaaatggACGTCAAGTTACGAGAGAGTTCATGGCCTCGAGACTCaaataagcaaatatttttatttttctacctCCTTTGTAGGAGATCGATGTGTTAACATTTAGAAGCAACCACGTTTTTTCACCTCCTTTACAGGAGATTGGTAGTAAGCATCTAGTTCCAACCATGATAACAATCAAAAGCTCTCGGACATTTAGGTAACTTGCATCATAAATGGATGAGGTGTTACATTATGGTCATTTGCACCGTTTTCTCGTGGTCATGTGAttatctttgaaaatgaaaggcaTAATGCATAAATCGATGGGTCTCTGTAAAAACTGTTATTGTGAAGCCTATGATAGTTTTCCATAgaagcttttgatttttatcgtggtttatataattccaaggccctcaGTTTACTCCAGAAGCGAAGAAGTAGCGCATccattttgggtgggcaaatatccactttttgatacgggacaagctctgacgtcccacggccacagcttgtctggcataacagccgttggacgtcagagtaatctcggactagtgaaagtcaaataattgtgtcgtaaaaatggaaaaataggTCTGGCGGaacccgggaaatgacaaaaaatgagaattgctgaCATACATAGTGTGAGTGGGATACgtgaatctgacaaaacagtaagcgggatctgGGATCAGAacaccccccctcccccctttcaTGACGGTCCGAGTAGTCTTTTAATTTTATGGAGACGGTCCGAGTTGTCTTGCACCCCCAGACTAAGTATCAATTAGAGTTTTGACGATATAAATCATTCTATGATAAAAACTGATCAACGACTGTTTATCATGAAAAGTTTCTGATCTAAGACGCCTTAGACGGTCCgagttgtctttttatttttaagacgGTCcgagttgtcttttttttttagacggTCCGAGTTGTCTCCTGTGCGACTTGTCTTGCACCGATGTGTCAGTGGGGCGAGCTGTCATCGATTTGACTCTGTTTGTATCTACTTAACACTTTGTTACAAAAGAAAGACACCTTTGACAATCTTATAAGACTTTAAAATTCTTACTGCCATGGCTTTGCTGACTTTGTTTACATGAGAGCCACGTGTTAGTCAATCTTTATTCAAAATGGAAATGGACATAAATTAAATCATCTAGAAGACTAAGACTTTCATTTTCTAGCGAAGATAAAAATAGATCCGACTTCACGCATGCCCAGCAGAACTGCGGGAAATTTGACACACAACATGGATATCTTAGATGAAAAAGAACttgaaagtatttttaaataacgctattatgaaattttaaaaacatcatttcATTGTAGTTAGGattatttcattacaaattaaacaaaaccaaGGGACGTAAGAAGAGTTTCTAATTACTCCCAGACAAGGTTTCGCCTCTCCGAAATtatcagaaaatgatttttgtaaacaaacactATGTATAAAACTTAAAACAGTCGGGTAAGATCATCATAATGGTTTGTATTCGTACATTACTCAGGCAGTCAGTTCCCTgatttgatatgttttgatttgtcattatttcgaggccttttatggctgactaGGCAGTTAGTCCTACAACTACATTAATTGTCATTAATGAGGAATGTCAGGAAATGTAATTTCTCTTTGCTTTAAAAGTCCATGATTTGTCCACAGTTGGAATATGCCACGTGTGATTGGTCTTTACACCCCAATTAAGatattcataaattttaatCTGTCAAAAGAAGGGCCACTAAACTCTCCAAGATATAAACAAGTAACGAAGATAGATTTAAATCGAAGATAGATTTAAATCGTTAATTTCATTGACATTTGGAATACTGTGATGACAGAAATTACATGTCATGATACAAAGCATAACACGGTATAAATGCTATCAACTGGATGAGTGTAATTACATCATTGTACATAGAACCATTTAATAATACTAGATGTCATTCTGTAAAACTAGTACTCCAGTCCAACGAATTACAAAAAGAACTGAAAATAAACCGAAAAAGAGCATATATCACAAAATTCACATGATTGTACATTAATAGGAAAATTATATGTGGACacaccatttaaaaaaaacccagacattttaacttttttttttggtatatcaATATGTAGGATAAATTAtcgtttatttttcatcaagaatctttatcttatataattatgataatatattttttatgtagtAATTATATCTTGATAGATTTCtcgtaaaaataaataaaaagcaaatactATATCATGCATTGCCATTTCCTTTCAGTGGTTGAATgtcaaatacaaatttaagGTGCCTTGGTGACATGTGATTTCTTCTTGATCACGATAATCCCCAGTCTGcatcaaaaactttttcaactacTAGTCCGAAGACcaatattctgacatttttctaactggttcaaacaaagttttgcaaaaacttACTAGTCTGAGTGAAATTTTACTAGTCCATGTAGTCTGGGGCATCAGACTAGTGGCTAACGGTGCAGACTGTATTCCCCACCTTAaggatttatataaaaaggttttctcatttgttttcaaattttttggaAGAGAAAGGTGTCTGAAAAAGGGCATGGCATTGCAATGCGCTatgcttatttaaaaaaaaaaacaacattaagtGGAGCAGTGGCATAACCTGTCAGATTTAACAGCAAAGACTTTGAATAATTTAAAGTCAGCATTAAATGGCAAAAATTGAAACCCGTATTAAATAATATATCTCCTGCATGCAAAGCTATGATTCTTGCCCAGCTTTGgctatacattttttgttgttttttgtttatagatttcttctttaataaaaacctgaattttcaatattttatacttTGACCTCATGCACCATTGAAGAGAAATTGATTGTTTAATTAAATGCACATCTGTTTCAGAAAAATTGGTATCATATTAGACTTTTTTTTGAGAAGTTCATAGTAGGCCAgttgcactgctaattttgggAGGATTATATACATGATTCAAACATGAATGGAATTAATGAATATGAAATAGgatcaatattttgatatacatgtgtatgtagaaaaaatgtatgtacatttgtatgtacaagtatttagtaattttttattttttttatatcattgaaagaATTGAAAAGGGAAAGAAAGAAGGCTGAAAAGAAAGATAATTTGAAGGAGGTGGCACAAATATGTAATTGCATTGGTGAACTTCTTGTAAAGTATGGTAAGTGTTTGAGatagtcattttatttatagttgTGTAAAAAAGcgtcaaaaccatgaaaacagCAACGTAGAAATTCCAGAAATTCTAGAGGTCAATATATCATGTATCATATGGTGTTTAGGTAATCAGAGGTCTATataccatacatgtacatatatgtcAAGCTTTCAGTCCCTTAGACCAGTAAAGAATGAATTAAACAGATAATACCAAATATCTTCCATCATcacaaaattcctaaaaattgtaaaacactAAGATCCATCATCTCAAAATTCTTCAAAAGTCAAAAACACTATGAagattaatcatttaaaaattcccCAAAAAGTCAAAAACACAAATATCCATTATCTCAAATTCTTAAAAAGCGGAAAAATATAAGATCCTCAATCTCAAAAttacttaaaagtaaaaaaacactAACAGCCATCTTCTCAAAATTCTTAAAAAGCAGGAAAAAACTAAGATCCATCATCTCAAAATTCTTAAAAGGCAGAAAAATATAAGATCCTTCACCTCAAAAttactaaaatatcaaaaacactAAGATCCGTCATCTCAAAATTCACAAAGAGTCAAACACTACAATCCATCAACtcaaaattctaatttttaaaaaggcaaaaaaattaagatttatcatctcaaaattcacaaaaaaataaaaatacactaagatccattattttaaaattcttaaaaagtCAAAAACACTAAGATACatcacaaaagtaaaaaaactctAAAATCCATCAtctcaaaatttttaaaaagtcaatacTAAGATCCATCATATCAAAATTCCCTTCGAAGTCAAAGAAACACTTGGATCCCTCATctcaaaatttctaaaaaatttcCTAAAAGTCTAAAGCATTGAAAGACCCATCATCTCAAATTTCCTAAAGTCTAAAACACTAGGGTCCATCATctcaaaattcttaaaatttgaaaacactAAGATACATCATCTCAAAGCTCCTTAAAAGATTAAAACACTAAAATCCATCAACTCAAAATTCACAACATGTctaaaaaacaatcaatttcaCCTATGACACAGTTCTTGATTTTGACAATGTTAGAACAGATATTGCAATGACAGTGTTAATTAGATTATATGTGTATGTTTGCTCAGctacaatgtatttataatttgtcaTTGCTGTgctttagtttttatgttgctTTTTGCTCCTGcatgtatatacaatgtactataTAGAATTTAAATCAGTTTAGCCTGAATGTGCATGAAATGTATGTTCtatgtgttttatgttttagtattagtattgtgtATGATTATTGTGTAAATTGAATGTATGTATTTGTAGGTTATAAAAGCTCAAAGAGCTgatgtttatttgttatgtgATATGCCCACTATAAATAAagctttgaattgaattgttgaaaatttttaTGAATAGGTAGACAGATTATGTTCACTCAAAAACAACAGTACATAGTAAATAAGAATATCTAATAATGCAACATTAAAGTTTCTtgaggatgtacttaggtgaggttttggaatttgtgtcaaatgttcggactccttggtgtttttccatacaa
This is a stretch of genomic DNA from Mytilus trossulus isolate FHL-02 chromosome 6, PNRI_Mtr1.1.1.hap1, whole genome shotgun sequence. It encodes these proteins:
- the LOC134721258 gene encoding Bardet-Biedl syndrome 10 protein homolog, yielding MAINFLKVELKTIVQICDTLDRIISHSLGPRGSKILLATETGQVIISSDGKTVLRKLQFGHPIARLIIDSMTRTVNFTGDSSKTFILYLSKFFHELLQQEFKSTSHNDCVCAIQKIKFEISSKLASFIKSKIPGSERVISSGTVREILRTSLSNSFQERIIEHFVTMVNEAVCTDGQDEQVIINNIKCMVDNFDQFCIKVPSLPYSESRTLSPFLIQRRFAVYCQNNSFQYVRFVTCLFPITGHQKNVETREIISLKNESSLIRFMDHHYFLLKKFVEMCKRENIQLILCSEQVSDQAIQLFELHRISVVPYVPEEDCDWLLSSLKISPCTSIFETLESNMIHSAKSCKPLIFNGRECVHLELDCQLPLPKMIIICAPTEGLCSQTLLNLQKSLKTISSFLNSNTPNSLKDDDGNIKFGTKISVIGGGGTFEFLVSEFLTEYSQRESSCSIKLLCKILSTAVLQLPRILFHNNSPTKQLDLKMFLVLLERISKARHAGKYLGIDRNGQVSNLFDNGVIELVEPKIHILLSMLELIQQVLRIDYFVGVKIINHNNEDFDE